A window of Solanum stenotomum isolate F172 chromosome 3, ASM1918654v1, whole genome shotgun sequence contains these coding sequences:
- the LOC125860408 gene encoding 2-alkenal reductase (NADP(+)-dependent)-like yields the protein MGEEVSNKQIILKHHVTGNVKECDMELKKTTIKLNVPEGSNALLLKNLYLSCDPYMRARMSKTEGSYIEPFTPDAPIMGIGVAKVLESGDSNFQKGDLVWGMTGWEEYSVVTTSQTFFKIHDKDVPLSYYTGILGMPGMTAYAGFYEVCSPKKGETVFVSAASGAVGQLVGQFAKMLGCYVVGSAGSKEKVDLLKSKFGFDEAFNYKEEHDLDATLKRYFPDGIDIYFENVGGKMLDAVLVNMKVNGRISVCGMISQYNLEQTEGVHNLFCLITKRIRMEGFVVTDYYHLYPKYLEMIIPQIKAGKIVYVEDVAEGLESAPSALVGLFSGRNVGKQVVVVSSG from the exons ATGGGAGAAGAAGTAAGCAACAAACAGATAATTCTAAAACATCATGTAACTGGTAACGTTAAGGAATGTGACATGGAATTGAAGAAGACGACGATCAAATTGAATGTTCCAGAAGGATCCAATGCTCTGCTTTTGAAAAATCTTTACTTGTCATGTGATCCTTATATGCGTGCTCGTATGAGTAAAACTGAGGGTAGTTATATTGAACCTTTCACTCCTGACGCT CCTATCATGGGAATTGGAGTGGCTAAAGTTTTGGAGTCTGGTGATTCAAACTTTCAAAAAGGTGATTTAGTTTGGGGAATGACTGGATGGGAGGAGTATAGTGTTGTAACAACTAGTcagactttttttaaaattcatgaCAAGGATGTGCCTCTTTCCTACTATACCGGAATCCTCG GGATGCCTGGGATGACAGCTTATGCTGGTTTTTATGAGGTTTGCTCCCCCAAGAAGGGAGAAACTGTCTTTGTTTCAGCTGCTTCTGGAGCAGTTGGTCAACTTGTTGGGCAATTTGCAAAGATGCTGGGTTGCTATGTTGTTGGTAGTGCTGGAAGCAAAGAAAAG GTTGATCTGTTGAAGAGCAAGTTTGGTTTTGACGAAGCTTTTAACTACAAAGAGGAACATGATTTAGATGCAACTTTGAAGAG GTACTTCCCTGATGGAATTGACATCTACTTCGAGAATGTTGGAGGGAAGATGCTTGATGCAGTTCTTGTGAATATGAAAGTTAATGGCCGTATTTCTGTGTGTGGGATGATCTCGCAATACAACCTTGAGCAGACCGAAGGGGTGCACAACTTGTTCTGCCTCATAACAAAACGAATCCGCATGGAAGGATTTGTTGTAACTGACTACTATCATCTCTACCCTAAATATTTGGAAATGATCATTCCACAAATAAAGGCTGGTAAGATTGTGTACGTTGAAGACGTAGCTGAAGGTCTCGAAAGTGCTCCCAGTGCTCTAGTTGGTCTCTTCTCTGGTCGCAATGTTGGAAAGCAAGTTGTGGTAGTTTCAAGTGGATGA